The region GTCATCGAAGTAGTTCTTGAATATGAAAAACACACTGACGGCGGCAACCAGTGCGCCGATCCCAGCATGAAATGCCATGACGTTATCGAAAGTCTTGCCCGCCACGATGATGCAGGCAAATGCAAGCAGCACAAGGAAGATGGCGAATCCGCCTTCCTCGAGCGAGACCATTTTGGCCTTGGTTTGTGCCATTTTATGCGCCCCAGTTTCTATAATCGTTACAACGTGCCAACGATGGGACGACCATGCGCACGAGTCCCCTCTGCGCGCGTTGATCCATATCAAGGGTGGCAGGTGGCGCCGAGGCGGCTGGCCCCTGGCTGGAACTGTTCGGGATCGGTCCCGGGCACCGGCTATTGGATCCGGGTTCGGGCACCGGGAACCTGAGCGCCGGTACGGCCCCTCATGTCCGATTACATCTTGTGCTGGAGAAACCCGCCGGGAAGCGGTACGGCAACTGCGTTCGCGCGATCAGGCCGGCTCGATCAGGAACCTGACGAATGGTTTTCCGCCTTGGGTCGGCGAGCAGGCCCGGTCGCGATCCGCGGCTTTGCCGTTCACAGTTTTTCGCCGGGCAACCGGCTGGCCTGCTTTACCCAGTCGACGAATTGGGCTTCATCGAACGGCTCGTCCTCGCGGATATCCAGATAGCGTACGTCCTGGTGCCTGGATTCGCCGAGTGGCATGGGTTGGAGCGAACGCCCGCGGAAGAACGTCACCTTCACGTATTTCGTGAAGCAGTGGTAGCTGAGAAACCATCCCTGGTCGTCGATGCCATAGAAGGGCGAGTTCCATTTCACCGCTTTCTTCACAGCAGGAACGGTCTCGTCGATGAGCGTGTCGAGCCGGCGGCCGACATCGTGCTTCCAGCCCGGCATCGCCTCGATATAGGCCTGCACGGGCGCATCGCCGTAGCCCTTTGGAATCTGCGGGTTGCCGCCCGAGAGTAGAACCGGCCCCTCGGATTTCGGGGCGGTGTCGGCCGATGTCTTGGCTGTCTTGCTGGCCATTTGACGCAACTCTCTGCCGGAAGTGACACATTCTGCATAGCCATTTTGCCACAACCTTTGAATTCATCAAAGGCCAAGAACAACCACACTGGATCGGGGCAGATTTTTCAGTCTATGCGTTTTCAAGAAACCGACTTGCGGCAAGGCAGGCAAATGAACACACTTTGCGACCTTTGATTTGGAGTTACGAGATGAGCGCAAGCGAGCTACGTCCCTGGCTGCCGGCACCGGCCGCCGCCCGCATCGACGACATTACCCGTTTCACTGCCCCCTTGACCTCGGCGCAGATTGCGGAGCGGATCGAAGCACTGGCGCGGGAGAACCGGAAGATCCACGAGCGCGACTGCTTCAATCTCAATCCGGCGACCAATGTGATGAACCCGCGGGCCGAAGCGCTCCTTGCCAGCGGTCTGGGCTCCCGTCCCTCCCTGGGCCATCCGGGCGACAAGTATGAAATGGGCCTTGAAGCCATCGAAGAGATCGAAGTCATCGCCGCCAATCTCGCCCGGGAGATTTTCAACGCCGCCTATGCTGAAATC is a window of Roseibium salinum DNA encoding:
- a CDS encoding DUF1801 domain-containing protein, which codes for MASKTAKTSADTAPKSEGPVLLSGGNPQIPKGYGDAPVQAYIEAMPGWKHDVGRRLDTLIDETVPAVKKAVKWNSPFYGIDDQGWFLSYHCFTKYVKVTFFRGRSLQPMPLGESRHQDVRYLDIREDEPFDEAQFVDWVKQASRLPGEKL